In the Setaria italica strain Yugu1 chromosome VI, Setaria_italica_v2.0, whole genome shotgun sequence genome, one interval contains:
- the LOC101752750 gene encoding uncharacterized protein LOC101752750, whose translation MEVPMNSAQSGAHFPVQHRSLSLDVKGNKTDIVISKYEDTFLVIVTQIGCMGTILAAKKDESVFSDPTYNVNVLFGKRDEPLLLACAHQLIEHISGSGSARSMVISLGLKDHSQGTLKDIIAAVIENRLW comes from the exons ATGGAGGTGCCAATGAACTCTGCGCAATCCGGTGCTCACTTCCCCGTGCAGCATCGATCCCTCTCGTTAGACGTCAAG GGTAATAAGACAGACATTGTTATCAGTAAATATGAAGATACCTTTCTG GTGATTGTGACACAAATTGGCTGCATGGGAACCATACTGGCTGCCAA GAAAGATGAAAGTGTTTTCTCGGACCCAACCTATAACGTGAATGTTCTTTTTGGGAAGAGAGATGAG CCCCTCCTACTTGCTTGTGCACACCAACTTATTGAGCACATAAG TGGCAGTGGCTCAGCACGGTCGATGGTGATCTCTCTTGGTCTGAAAGATCATTCTCAG GGAACACTGAAGGATATAATTGCAGCTGTGATTGAGAATCGTCTTTGGTGA